In a genomic window of Eriocheir sinensis breed Jianghai 21 chromosome 38, ASM2467909v1, whole genome shotgun sequence:
- the LOC127008766 gene encoding transmembrane protein 241-like, protein MTLTKQPIDFLIYLILFGSAIFVNKYVLSVLKFTYPTIFQGWQTLVGGILLRVLLSNKCLSVSTTDLDKPGFISLLPSFLFFSAGIVASSKALANLSVPMFLCLQNSLGAVLYLMDVAPSFRNVAGPVPLLATLTTIGTAVAAVLSDIDMTFSDSPYFWMLVNLACMAVQALHSKIADARYTEVDRLYFSYVFSVIVLAPVSLYLEEAFEVLHFPNAMRYDFYAGCLLSGILGLFLNLSLMKVRKQTHFSVVDASGRLLTSLLALATFNDVTSLTVKILIGVNLFVGVFVPIPTISAAEEPDELTEPLVEGA, encoded by the exons ATGACCCTCACCAAGCAACCAATCGACTTCCTAATATACCTGATACTCTTCGGATCGGCAATTTTCGTCAATAAG TATGTCCTCTCGGTGCTCAAGTTCACCTACCCGACCATCTTCCAAGGCTGGCAGACCCTCGTGGGCGGCATCCTGCTCCGAGTTCTCCTCTCCAACAAGTGTCTGTCAGTCTCCACCACAGACCTCGACAAGCCTGGGTTCATATCACTCCTGCCgtcgtttctcttcttctcagCGGGGATTGTTGCAAGCTCCAAAGCCCTGGCAAACCTA AGTGTTCCTATGTTCCTGTGCTTACAAAATTCCCTTGGGGCTGTGCTGTACCTGATGGACGTAGCTCCCAGCTTTAGGAACGTTGCCGGGCCCGTCCCCTTGCtggccaccctcaccaccatcggGACAGCTGTGGCCGCCGTCCTTTCCGATATCGACATGACG TTTTCAGACTCCCCGTACTTCTGGATGTTGGTCAACCTGGCGTGTATGGCTGTGCAGGCGCTTCACTCCAAGATTGCCGACGCTCGCTACACGGAAGTTGACCGACTTTACTTCTCTTATgtcttcag TGTCATCGTTCTGGCGCCTGTGTCCCTGTACTTGGAAGAGGCATTTGAGGTGCTACACTTCCCCAATGCCATGCGCTATGACTTCTACGCTGGCTGCCTCCTGTCAGGTATCCTCGGCCTGTTCCTCAACCTCTCCCTCATGAAG GTACGGAAGCAGACTCACTTCTCGGTGGTGGATGCATCGGGGagactccttacctccctcctggCCCTGGCAACCTTCAACGACGTTACGAGCCTCACCGTCAAGATCCTAATTGGCGTGAACCTATTTGTCGGGGTATTTGTGCCCATCCCAACCATTAGTGCCGCAGAGGAGCCGGACGAGCTTACCGAGCCACTGGTGGAGGGCGCATGA